One Ranitomeya imitator isolate aRanImi1 chromosome 4, aRanImi1.pri, whole genome shotgun sequence genomic window, ggcaatttgcatattcaattttgaataaatgcaaaacagagtcaccagcaaagcacccccacaccatcacacctcctcttccatgcttcatggtgggaaccaggcatgtagagtccatccgttcaccttttctgcatcgcgcaaagacacggtggttggaaccaaagatctcaacttttgactcatcagaccaaagcccaGATTTCCTTTCGTCTAATGTCCATTtgttgtgttctttaacccaaaaagtctcttctgcttgttgcctgtccttagcagtggtttcctttcagctattttaccatgaaggcctgctgcacaaactcttctcttaacatttgttgtagagatgtgtctgctgctagaactctgtttggcattgacctggtctccaatctgaactgttgttaacctgcgatttttgaggctggtgactcggataaacttatcctcagaagcagaggtgactctttcctggggcggtcctcatgtgagccagtttctttgtagagcttgatggtttttgccactgcacttggggacactttcaaagtttgctcaatttttcagactgactgaccttcatttcttaaagtaatggtggtcactcgtttttctttacttaggtgacaccataatacaaattctaacagtctattcagtaggactatcagctgtgtatccaccagacttctgcacaacacaactgatggtcccaaccccatttataaggcaagaaatcccacttattaaacctgacagggcacacctgtgaagtgaaaaccattcccggtgactacctcttgaagctcatcaagagaatgccaagagtgtgcaaaacagtcatcaaagcaaaaggtggctacattgaagaacctagaatgtaagacataatttcagttgtttcacactttttgttaagtatataattccacatgtgttaattcattgttttgatgccttcagtatgaatgtacaattttcatagtcatgaaaatacagaaaaatctttaaatgagaaggtgtgtccaaacttttggtctgtactgtatatatattgaaaTGTTCGCTCACCTCTAGTCTCTATTCCCAGCGCTTAGAACAAATGGTCGATATAGTGTGCAAATTGCTTAACCATTCATAACCATATAAATTCGCAACACTATAGATCAGTATttaccaaactccagtcctcacggaccccacgggtcctgttttcaggatttccatagtgttgcacaggtgagataattcctgatgccttgatgatacttccactacttccacaatactaaggaaatcctgaaaacatgacccttgGGGTCCGtgaagactggagtttgggaaacactgctataGATGATTAAATATTTGCTCAAACAAAAGTAATTTTGTAAATTGTGGCGTGCTTTCACTGATTGGCATTAGATATCGGATATCCTCCACTCTTTTCATCACTACCTACCATGAATGCACCCTGAATGGATACTTTTTTCTAAAGGCATATAATCTTATCTACTGTTTTCCTTAACTGTTGTCCCCACATGTCCCCACATTTATACCACCTCTTGCCAATAAATCATGTAAACTTTGAGGACATTTGAGCATCTCTGCCCCTCACCTAATGTATCTAGTGAACACTTCAGCAGTTAGTTATTGTGGGCAtcgcagtggctcagtggttagcactgttactttgtAGTGCTGGGcttttgggttcaaatcccaccaaggacaacatctacaaggagtttgtatgttctccgcatgtttgtgtgggtttcccgataaagaaatactgatagggagtatagattgtgtgccccattggggacagtaatgTCTGTGGAATATGGTAGTGCTAAATACTGTAAGTgagcataattaaaaaaaaaatgaagagggggctttttaaattcatttttcattgtggtctcaatgttgttatttgtgccaaatttatccaAGTCTAGCATAAAATTTGATACATTTGTTACATCTTAAGATATTACGCTTCTgtccagaactgttcctccactttTTTGCCACACCCTTACTGCAGGGAGTTTAACAAGTCGCAAATCGTAAAACTAGCTTAAGCCTGATTTCTATAGCTAACCATGCCGACTTTTAAAGAAGAGTAAACTAGCTAAAAGTCAGATTTTTTTGCACTAAAATTGGCCTGTGCTAAGATATGAAACTTTTAGGCACCTGAAAATTGGCTCAAAACTCTTTATGCATGCCCCTTTTGTTTTATTCTTTTTGAAATCTGTTGTATGACTCACTTTTCTTTATGCAAAGCAGAGAAAGCAGGCGACGCTCCCAAACGTCAATTGAAAGTAGAgtattttacttttatttattttacaatCCACTGTAATCCATTTTCTTTATGCAAATCTTATATATGGTCAtaattggtggcgcagtggttagcactacagccttgcagcgctggggtcctgggttctaatcccacccaggacaacatctgcaaagagtttgtatgttctctccgtgtttgcgtgggtttccttcgggcactccggtttcctcccacattccaaagacatactgatagggaatttagattgtgagcccaatcggggacagtgatgataatgtgtgcaaactgtaaagcgctgcggaatatgttagcgctatataaaaataaagattattattataattgtttTTATAAATGTTTTCTATATTGTTTCAGCTGAAATTCAACATTGTCTAGTGAATGCTGGAGATGTTGGATGTGGAGTCTTTGAATGCTTTGAGAACAATTCTTGTGAGATCCGAGGTCTTCATGAAATCTGCATGACCTTTTTACACAATGCCGGTAGATTTGATGCCCAGGTAATGTAAGACATGTGTTTGACAGTTCATGATTTGATTTCCTAATAGTATTGTAATTTCTTGCAAAATATCCAAATTGTTTAAGGCATTTAGATCAATGGTATTTGATTTCTACTTCTGTTCCAGCAGGACACACACCACAAATTAAACACCAGACATAATGTATTCTATAGAGGACAGCTAAGGCTACCATGGGGTCCTTAGGGACAGGGGCCACTGTCTGATTAGTGCCATCCTCTTTGCCACTAGCTGAAAACACTATGGTTTAAAACATTTCTTAGCGGAGGAACTACTTTTTGTCATGCATAAGAGTAGGGTTCCCACAAAGTTCGTAAACCGTGCTGAGATGCAAACAAAGCAATAGCATTGAGGAAACCATTTTGATCATTGCTATATATCCCCTCTTTTCTATATACATGATTGCCAAGAGTGATAACTGCTAAGTGTAACAAAGGATCGGTCTTAGGGTTTGCATGTAATGCATGACATCCGATTAGATGAGTTTAAAGACCGAGCCATGCAGATATTGCTTATTGTATTATACAATTGTAAAATTTAAAATTTGTCTTTCAGGGAAAATCATTTATCAAAGATGCCCTTAAATGCAAAGCTCATGGTCTAAGACATAAATTCAGCTGCATCAGTCGTAAGTGTCCTGCCATTAAAGAGATGGTCTACCAGCTCCAAAAAGAATGCTATGCCAAGCATGACCTCTGCTCTGCTGCCAAGGAAAATGTCCAAGTGATTGTGGAGATGATTCACTTCAAAGATCTTCTGTTACATGAGTAAGTGATGATGGTCAGGAAGCGTCATAGATTTGCCAAGAGCATTTTATGTCCATTAGTTCAGGAATTCCTTCTTGTAAAGTTTTTAGCTAGTAGCATAAATCTGACATTTCAAATACATGTCAAATGTAGAATTGATATTTTTATTAATGATAGCTGAATAGTCATGCATTAGGGCTGTTTTTTGTTGTTGTGACGCTAAGAAACCGTGAAGCCTTCACACATCATTTGCTAAAAATAATATATTATCAGGATTTTTATCACTCCAACACATCCATCAACAATATTCCTAAGATGTGTATAACATTTGGTTAACTGCTATCTGGTTACtgagacagtatggggggcacTTCCTTGTGGGTAATTTGTTATTGCTCTCATTTCTATGTAGTAGTGTCCATGGATGTTCTTATAGGTAAGGCCCATATCAGATCAAAGCCATCCAAGTCCACTATTTTCCCCAAGGCCCATATCAGATCAAAGTTGCCCAAGGCCCATATCAGATCAAAGTCGCCCAAGTCCACTATTTTTCCCAAGGCCCATATCAGATCAAAGTCATCCAAGTCCAATTTGCTGTTCCGAAATCAAAACATTCACCTTGGTCTCAAATGTAAGATGTTAGGATAGAACAATTGTCACATTTGGGATTTAAACCCCTACCATAGGCATTAATATATAACCTTGACTATGCCATGGGCTTGGACAGCAAGTTGACATGTTTTTCTTACATATAACACGAAAGATCATCTTCCTAGTCTAACTAGATCAGTTCTTATGCTCATTCTACTTAAGGACTTTTAAACACGATATTGGTGAAAATTTAACTATTCTTCTTAAAGAAGATATGAAGGTGATGCCGTTGgaatcctttaaagggaatctatctctAATAAAATGCAATCCAACTCATCAACTTCATGTTATAGAATATCAGCATCTGAGcaggttttattattattttattattattattattattattattttataggaAAATCAATGTATGTATATTGTAACTTATTGACTGAAATGCCCAGGAGTCCAGTGGGCAGCTTTACACAGTGCAGGAGTTGAGCATGAGCATGCATACAGAGGTGGCTGTCAGTGACAGGTTTGGGCCACCTGTTGGGCTACTAAGCATAGGAGGAACAGGGTTTTAATTATTAAGATACTCGTTACACTGAATCTGAGATAGGAGATGAGAGCtgctactgatgagattctatcTGCTGTAGACAGgaaggggaggagggaggagctctgtcaCTAGCTCCTCCCTATTTCTGCAGTCTCTtatttcagtaatgggaaaatctattTTCACTGAATACACCAGAATTGAGAATTTTCATAATAATTGATCAATTTTGGCAgataaagaagcagatttctatACTAATATATATTACAAAGTGGCTTATTTTCTTctctactattgatttatgaaataaaaaaataaaacaatagttAAAAGGGCAGGAAATTCAATATATGTGTTTTATGTAAGTATCTATAGAAATTAGAAGAAATGTTATCTGACAGCCATAGTTGATATTAGAATCCATGGGATGTGGTGTAATATTCAGTAATATTTCTTTTAGCTCATATAACGTATTCATCTTTCAATAAACTATTCTTTCTTTCTACAGGCCCTATGTTGACTTGGTCAACATTCTGTTAACCTGCGGAGATGAGGTGAAAGAGGCAATTACCCGTAGCGTACAAGCCCAGTGTGCCCAGAATTGGGGAAGCCTTTGTTATATTCTTAGCTTTTGTACTTCGGCCATACAAGTAGATGCTTCAGAAGGGTCCAATACCAGCCCAGCAAGAAAACAAGGCGATTTAGTGAAAGGTGACACTGGGAAGTCCATTCGAAGCCATAGTGATTTTTCTTTTCAATCTGATTTGGAAAGAGATGCCAAAGCCTCCAAAAGTGAAAAAGTTAACAAGTTATTACCAAATAATCGTGGAAAGACGAGCTTCAACAAAATGGTGTTCAGTGCCACAGAAAGCTCTGATAAACCGGTCGGTCTAACAGATGTCCGAAGGTGAAATTGTCTTATGACAAGGTTCTTCCCATCTCCTTCATTCAGAAGTTTCTCATATTTCCTACTATGGACATTCCAAGGC contains:
- the STC2 gene encoding stanniocalcin-2 yields the protein MCREVLSRLVTLGLVFASLDAVYGTDATDLPDSTQDRDKLANQKGRLSLQNTAEIQHCLVNAGDVGCGVFECFENNSCEIRGLHEICMTFLHNAGRFDAQGKSFIKDALKCKAHGLRHKFSCISRKCPAIKEMVYQLQKECYAKHDLCSAAKENVQVIVEMIHFKDLLLHEPYVDLVNILLTCGDEVKEAITRSVQAQCAQNWGSLCYILSFCTSAIQVDASEGSNTSPARKQGDLVKGDTGKSIRSHSDFSFQSDLERDAKASKSEKVNKLLPNNRGKTSFNKMVFSATESSDKPVGLTDVRR